Sequence from the Thermoanaerobaculia bacterium genome:
CTCGCCATGCTCGCACTGCAGCTAGCGGGGTGGACGACATCTTCCCCGCACGCCAGCCTGCGGGGTATCGCCCTCGCCGTGTTCTCAGGTGCGCTCACCTCGGGTGTCGGCTACGCGATCTGGTACGCGGCGCTGCCCGGGCTCAGGCCGCTCTCGGCCGGGCTGGTGCAGCTCGGGGTCCCGGTGCTCACGGCTCTGGGCGGAGTGCTGCTGCTTTCCGAAGAGCTCGGCGCCCGGCTGGTGCTCTCGGGCCTGCTGGTCCTCTCCGGCATCGCGCTGGCTGTCGCGGGTCCGCGACCCGTCGCTCCCGCGAAGCGGTAACAATCGCTGGGGACAGGCGTAGAAGATTGCGGTGCCATCGATGAACCCTGCTATCGCCTTTCTCGACCGACTGCATGCCCGGGCGCGGGCGAATCCCCTCCTCTACCGGGTGGTCCTCGCGACGCGCTGTCTCTTTGCCATGGCCTTCATCCCGACCGGCTGGGTGAAGCTCATGGGCCACCGCTTCACCCAGGTTTCGATCGAGAGCCCGGTCGGCGCCTTCTTCGAGGCGATGTACCAGACCGGCGGCTACTGGCAGTTCCTCGGCGCGACGCAGATCGTGGCAGGACTCCTCATGCTGGTGCCGCGCGCCGCGACGCTCGGGGCGGTCGTCTTCTTTCCGGTGGCGTTGAACATCTTCGTCATCACGGTGGCGCTCGACTTCCGGGGCACGCCGTTCGTCACCGGACCGATGCTCGTTGCCGCCGCCGCGCTCCTCGCCTGGGATTGGGATCGCCTGCGCGGGATTGTGACGTCGTCGCCGCCAGTGCTCGCCGCCGCGGATGGCGAGCGCTGGCCTCGTATCGCTGGGCTGGGCCCCGCCTGGGAGCGCGCCGCCTACGTCGCCGGCACGGCAGCCGGGCTGGCCATTTTCGGTTCGGTCCGCGGTCTCGTCGGCGCTTCCGGCGCGCAGGCCGGCTTCGCGGCGGGCCTGCTCGCTGCGCTCGTGGCGCTCGCCGGAGCGGTCCGGGCAGTGCGGGCCGGGCGCCGTGCTCGTGTTCCGCGGGACAGGATCGCGTACGATTCTCCTCCACGAAGCTGAGGACCGAGCCGGGGAGAACGGAATGAGCGCAGAGCTGCCGACGGCCGCGGTGAAGCGGGCCGAAGAGGTCGAAAAGAAGATCGTGGCCGCCGGCACGGCGACCGAGGTGCAGGTGCTGGTCGGCCCCGGCGACGGGGCGCCCAACTTCGCGCTGCGGCGCTTCATCATGGGCGAAGGCGGCGGTATGCCGCTGCACACCAATCTCG
This genomic interval carries:
- a CDS encoding DoxX family membrane protein; the encoded protein is MNPAIAFLDRLHARARANPLLYRVVLATRCLFAMAFIPTGWVKLMGHRFTQVSIESPVGAFFEAMYQTGGYWQFLGATQIVAGLLMLVPRAATLGAVVFFPVALNIFVITVALDFRGTPFVTGPMLVAAAALLAWDWDRLRGIVTSSPPVLAAADGERWPRIAGLGPAWERAAYVAGTAAGLAIFGSVRGLVGASGAQAGFAAGLLAALVALAGAVRAVRAGRRARVPRDRIAYDSPPRS